In Paenibacillus guangzhouensis, a single window of DNA contains:
- a CDS encoding (Fe-S)-binding protein, translating to MSPSIVRLLIAIAVAVYAASLFGIVVFRRWQYIRLGQSMEQQTREGAARNGFAAQVFGQSKLLKDWRSGVMHVVIFYGFIIVQFGAIDILVRGVAGGGIPWFEAAWFTITQEVTVGLVLFAILYAAYRRYIEKLKRLQRDFKPSLVVFFIGTLMLSVVAFLGFDRVHNNLEGSLTAPLSSMAAWLFEGLSSNAVSAGMEVSWWIHLLTILAFLVYVPQSKHFHIIVAPVNIWLRRQGPPGRLAKLDLEDETAETFGVDQIEQFTQKQLLDLYACVECGRCTNVCPAASTGKWLSPMHLITKLRDHLTDKGAAMTSSSAWVPAFGFGSTGVHKIGQDAPAVMFHAESHQATNIEPTMLAQKLAWHIDSTATIDSIQLIGDVITEEEIWACTTCRNCEDQCPVDNEHVDKIIDLRRHLVLMQGSMPHDGQRAMQNIERQSNPWGMSRMDRAKWTEDYAAKRKSADVNANEADRYRVRTVQENPHFEYLFFVGSMGSYDIRSRRITEAFVRLMQEAHVNFAILGQEERNSGDTPRRLGNELLFQQLCQENIAVFEKYGVKKIVTACPHTYNTFKHEYPDFGLKAEVIHHSELLAQLIESGALTPQHALKERITYHDSCYLGRYNEVYDPPRAILRAIAGVTLLEMERSRENGMCCGAGGGRMWMEETEGKRVNVARTEQALAVSPTMIGSACPYCLTMLSDGTKQKGVEEQVRAMDIAEILALAVFGDEVLRL from the coding sequence ATGAGCCCATCCATTGTGCGCCTGCTCATCGCGATTGCGGTAGCGGTCTATGCGGCATCCTTATTCGGCATAGTCGTGTTCAGGCGATGGCAATATATCCGGCTCGGTCAATCGATGGAACAGCAGACCCGCGAAGGCGCGGCGCGTAATGGATTCGCAGCACAGGTCTTTGGTCAATCCAAGCTGCTTAAGGATTGGCGCAGTGGAGTGATGCACGTTGTTATTTTCTATGGGTTCATCATTGTGCAATTTGGAGCGATTGACATTCTGGTCAGAGGGGTTGCCGGAGGAGGAATCCCTTGGTTCGAAGCAGCATGGTTCACCATAACCCAAGAAGTCACCGTCGGACTCGTGCTCTTCGCCATCCTCTACGCAGCTTATCGGCGGTACATAGAGAAGCTCAAGCGGTTGCAGCGGGATTTTAAGCCGAGTTTGGTCGTGTTTTTTATCGGTACGTTAATGTTGTCCGTCGTTGCCTTCCTCGGGTTCGATCGGGTGCACAACAACCTGGAGGGATCGCTCACCGCCCCGCTCTCTTCTATGGCCGCATGGTTGTTTGAAGGTCTATCTTCGAATGCTGTGAGCGCGGGGATGGAGGTGAGCTGGTGGATTCATCTGCTTACGATTCTTGCATTTCTCGTATATGTCCCGCAATCGAAGCATTTCCATATTATCGTTGCGCCCGTGAATATCTGGCTCCGGAGACAAGGTCCGCCGGGGCGGCTTGCCAAGCTGGATCTAGAGGATGAAACTGCCGAGACTTTTGGCGTGGATCAGATTGAGCAGTTCACCCAGAAGCAGCTGCTGGACCTGTATGCTTGCGTGGAATGCGGTCGATGTACGAATGTGTGCCCTGCAGCGAGCACGGGCAAATGGCTCTCCCCGATGCATCTGATCACGAAGCTTCGCGATCATCTCACAGACAAAGGCGCTGCGATGACTTCAAGCTCCGCATGGGTACCTGCCTTTGGGTTCGGTAGTACGGGCGTGCACAAGATAGGGCAAGATGCACCCGCCGTCATGTTCCATGCCGAATCGCATCAAGCGACCAATATCGAACCGACCATGCTTGCACAGAAATTGGCATGGCACATAGATTCGACTGCAACGATCGATTCGATCCAGCTGATCGGCGATGTCATTACGGAGGAAGAGATCTGGGCTTGCACAACTTGTCGGAATTGCGAGGACCAATGCCCGGTGGATAACGAACACGTGGATAAAATTATCGATCTGCGCCGTCATCTCGTGCTGATGCAGGGAAGCATGCCGCATGACGGTCAACGGGCGATGCAGAATATTGAGCGTCAGAGCAACCCGTGGGGCATGAGTCGGATGGATCGAGCGAAATGGACCGAGGACTATGCGGCAAAGCGGAAAAGTGCCGATGTCAATGCGAATGAAGCTGATCGATACCGTGTGAGAACGGTGCAAGAGAATCCGCATTTTGAATACCTGTTCTTCGTCGGCTCAATGGGTTCATATGATATTCGCTCACGGCGAATCACGGAAGCCTTTGTAAGACTTATGCAAGAAGCACATGTAAATTTTGCGATACTCGGCCAGGAGGAACGTAATTCGGGCGATACGCCTAGACGGCTCGGGAATGAGCTGCTATTTCAGCAATTGTGCCAAGAGAATATCGCTGTCTTCGAGAAATACGGTGTGAAAAAAATCGTCACGGCATGCCCTCATACCTATAACACGTTCAAGCATGAGTATCCAGACTTTGGATTGAAAGCCGAGGTGATCCATCATAGTGAGCTGCTCGCACAATTGATCGAATCGGGAGCGCTTACACCACAACATGCGCTGAAAGAGCGAATTACTTATCACGATTCCTGCTATCTGGGACGCTATAACGAGGTGTACGATCCGCCCCGCGCGATCCTGCGAGCAATTGCAGGGGTAACGCTGCTCGAGATGGAGCGGTCTCGGGAGAATGGGATGTGCTGCGGCGCTGGCGGCGGGCGAATGTGGATGGAAGAGACGGAGGGCAAGCGAGTGAATGTAGCTCGCACGGAGCAAGCGCTTGCCGTATCACCGACGATGATTGGGTCCGCGTGTCCTTATTGTCTAACGATGCTATCGGATGGGACGAAGCAGAAAGGCGTGGAAGAGCAGGTGCGGGCGATGGATATTGCGGAGATTTTGGCGCTCGCGGTGTTTGGCGATGAAGTATTGCGGCTCTAG
- a CDS encoding electron transfer flavoprotein subunit beta/FixA family protein, whose product MNIWVLLKQTFDTEEKIVLAGDGISEAGVKWIINPYDEYAVEEAIRLVEQRGGKVHLLSVGPERTGEALRTALAMGADEAVLIHDSRIPQDEWAVAKVLATFLADQGADLILGGNFSVDHGAGQIAIRIAEQLGLPHIGSITKLDIAAGGEAVVHRDAEGDTEIISAPLPALFTAQQGLNEPRYPTLPGIMKAKKKPFKQLSLDDIAGISPEDLAPRTTRVSLGLPKARQAGVILQGDLAAQAADLIRRLRQDAKVI is encoded by the coding sequence ATGAACATTTGGGTATTGCTCAAGCAAACGTTTGATACCGAGGAGAAAATTGTACTCGCAGGAGACGGAATATCCGAGGCTGGTGTGAAATGGATCATCAATCCATACGATGAATACGCCGTGGAGGAGGCCATTCGCCTTGTCGAACAACGTGGCGGTAAGGTTCATCTGTTATCGGTAGGTCCTGAACGGACAGGGGAAGCGCTTCGCACCGCACTTGCGATGGGAGCCGATGAGGCGGTGTTGATTCATGATTCACGCATCCCGCAAGATGAATGGGCCGTCGCTAAGGTGCTCGCAACCTTCTTAGCCGATCAAGGGGCTGATCTGATTCTCGGCGGCAACTTCTCCGTCGACCATGGCGCAGGGCAAATCGCGATTCGAATCGCAGAGCAGCTCGGCTTGCCGCATATTGGATCCATTACGAAGCTGGATATTGCGGCAGGAGGCGAAGCGGTCGTTCACCGTGATGCCGAAGGCGATACAGAGATCATTAGCGCTCCGCTGCCTGCACTGTTCACGGCGCAGCAAGGCTTGAACGAACCTCGCTATCCGACACTGCCGGGCATTATGAAAGCGAAGAAGAAACCGTTCAAGCAGCTGTCGCTGGACGATATCGCAGGCATCTCGCCTGAAGATCTGGCGCCTCGAACGACAAGAGTATCCTTAGGCTTGCCGAAGGCCAGACAGGCCGGGGTGATCCTGCAGGGCGATCTGGCTGCCCAAGCAGCGGATCTTATCCGTCGATTGCGTCAAGACGCCAAAGTGATCTAG
- a CDS encoding electron transfer flavoprotein subunit alpha/FixB family protein, translated as MSRTILTFAEVRNNELRQVALEAVSAAVTISESAPADIASCLLVQENTAADLIARYAASLFAQGARRVYVVKHAGFTAYHAELYTSAVQQIVAAASPEFMIFGHTAVGRDLAPRLASALQAGQISDITAIAHQDGQLRYTRPLYAGKAVEQRAFAAGSSAASILTIRPNNIPLGAVDPSRTGEVIEVAFTPPSLRTIVRNVVRKTSGALDLSEAKIIVSGGRGVKSADGFKPLEELAAVLNGAVGASRGACDAGYCDYGLQIGQTGKVVTPEIYIACGISGAIQHLAGMSGSRVIIAVNKDPEAPIFKVADYGIVGDLFEVVPLLTTAFREFLEHEA; from the coding sequence ATGAGTCGTACAATACTTACATTCGCGGAAGTACGGAATAACGAGCTGCGCCAGGTAGCTCTGGAAGCTGTCAGCGCAGCAGTGACCATCTCAGAATCCGCCCCTGCTGATATTGCGAGCTGTCTGCTCGTTCAGGAGAATACCGCAGCAGATCTTATTGCACGTTATGCTGCGAGTCTCTTCGCGCAGGGAGCTCGCCGCGTATATGTCGTGAAGCATGCGGGCTTTACAGCGTACCATGCGGAGCTCTATACAAGTGCGGTGCAGCAGATTGTCGCCGCAGCAAGCCCGGAGTTCATGATCTTCGGCCATACGGCGGTTGGCCGCGACCTCGCACCGCGCCTCGCTTCAGCACTGCAAGCGGGGCAAATCTCGGATATTACAGCCATTGCGCATCAAGATGGGCAGCTGCGCTATACGCGCCCGCTCTACGCCGGCAAGGCCGTGGAGCAGCGTGCCTTCGCAGCAGGCTCTTCCGCCGCCTCCATCCTGACGATTCGGCCGAATAACATCCCGCTTGGTGCGGTAGATCCGTCTCGAACCGGCGAGGTCATCGAGGTTGCGTTCACACCGCCATCCCTGCGCACCATCGTTCGCAATGTTGTTCGCAAGACAAGCGGTGCACTCGATCTATCCGAGGCGAAGATCATCGTCTCCGGCGGACGCGGCGTAAAAAGCGCGGACGGCTTCAAGCCGCTCGAAGAGCTCGCTGCCGTGCTGAACGGTGCCGTCGGGGCTTCTCGCGGCGCCTGCGATGCAGGCTACTGCGACTATGGCCTTCAGATCGGCCAGACCGGCAAGGTCGTCACGCCGGAGATCTACATTGCCTGCGGCATTAGCGGCGCGATACAGCATCTCGCCGGCATGAGCGGTTCCCGCGTCATTATCGCGGTGAACAAAGATCCCGAGGCTCCGATCTTCAAAGTCGCCGATTACGGCATCGTCGGGGATCTTTTCGAGGTCGTACCACTGCTTACGACGGCGTTCCGCGAGTTCCTGGAACATGAGGCCTAA
- a CDS encoding SDR family oxidoreductase: protein MQIYTPSPLFDLSGRTAVVIGAGSTLGRVMAEALIAHGAYAALVVRNLEKSASDLQPLLDTGKARLFKADAVSKLELQQALHAINAWTGRVDILLNTAGVNSATPFFEIEEEEWDRIMDVNAKSVMLACQVFGKAMIDNGTGGSIINISSVSSGPPLSRVFSYSASKSALNNMTQYLAREFAPNKIRVNAIVPGFFPAEQNRSILSPERVASIMSHTPMNRFGDPAELQGAVVWLASEAASSFVTGSLIRVDGGFGAVTI from the coding sequence ATGCAAATCTACACACCATCCCCACTTTTTGATTTGTCTGGGCGGACGGCAGTTGTCATTGGTGCAGGCAGTACGCTCGGGCGCGTGATGGCGGAAGCATTAATCGCCCATGGGGCGTATGCGGCGCTTGTCGTCCGCAACTTGGAGAAGTCTGCGTCAGATCTGCAGCCGCTGCTGGATACCGGTAAGGCGAGGTTGTTCAAGGCAGATGCTGTCAGTAAGCTGGAATTGCAGCAGGCGCTGCATGCAATCAACGCATGGACGGGCCGCGTCGACATTTTGTTGAATACGGCCGGGGTGAACAGTGCAACGCCGTTCTTCGAGATCGAGGAGGAAGAATGGGATCGCATTATGGATGTCAACGCCAAGAGCGTAATGCTCGCATGTCAGGTGTTCGGCAAGGCGATGATCGATAACGGAACGGGGGGCAGCATCATTAACATTAGCTCCGTATCTTCCGGACCGCCGCTGTCGCGTGTCTTTTCTTACTCCGCATCCAAGTCGGCGTTGAACAACATGACGCAGTACCTTGCACGTGAATTCGCGCCGAACAAGATTCGGGTGAATGCGATCGTGCCGGGATTCTTCCCAGCGGAGCAAAATCGATCGATCCTGTCTCCTGAGCGCGTTGCTTCGATCATGAGCCATACACCGATGAACCGTTTTGGTGATCCGGCAGAGCTGCAAGGCGCAGTGGTCTGGCTCGCCTCGGAGGCTGCATCCAGCTTCGTGACGGGGTCGCTCATTCGGGTCGACGGAGGGTTCGGCGCGGTAACGATCTAG
- a CDS encoding helix-turn-helix transcriptional regulator, protein MPQSLQWHEPIELTYRNAHPIEGAHFHAHAYYELYFFHQGECTYLIGDKIMTLVPGDLILMHGMTLHCPNPAPHMPYVRSTLHFEPSYLTTVLQPDLVAQLLRPFEELSNIRIHLQERDRTEFDRLLSEMNTLYRQRNSSEVHAAYERFTLRFMELMHVVGGLCKNHVQEREHRSDKERYVQRVISFLEDHYAEEMTLETIASTLHLSKPYLSNLFKEVTGTTVFKYLYNRRINQAKIWLRLQPERSVSDISRMVGFRHLAHFSRLFKAVAGCSPEAYRKGIIKASSLTGQEALLSQIQEWK, encoded by the coding sequence GTGCCGCAATCTTTGCAATGGCATGAGCCCATCGAGCTCACATACCGTAATGCGCATCCGATCGAAGGAGCGCATTTTCATGCCCATGCTTATTATGAGTTGTATTTTTTTCATCAGGGAGAGTGCACGTATTTAATCGGAGACAAAATTATGACGCTTGTTCCTGGCGATTTGATCTTAATGCACGGGATGACGCTACATTGTCCGAATCCTGCGCCGCACATGCCTTATGTACGATCGACGCTCCATTTCGAGCCGTCCTACCTGACGACCGTGCTGCAGCCGGATCTGGTTGCGCAGCTGCTGCGCCCGTTCGAGGAACTGAGCAATATTCGGATTCATCTACAGGAGCGGGATCGGACGGAATTCGACCGGCTGTTGAGCGAGATGAATACGTTGTATCGGCAGCGGAACAGCTCCGAGGTTCATGCGGCTTATGAACGGTTTACGCTGCGATTTATGGAATTAATGCACGTGGTTGGCGGGTTATGCAAAAATCATGTGCAGGAGCGGGAGCATCGTTCGGACAAGGAACGGTACGTGCAGCGGGTGATCTCATTCCTGGAGGACCATTACGCAGAGGAAATGACGCTTGAAACGATAGCTTCGACGCTTCATTTATCCAAACCATATTTATCCAATTTATTCAAAGAAGTTACGGGTACCACGGTATTCAAATATCTATACAACCGTCGCATCAATCAGGCAAAAATCTGGCTTAGACTGCAGCCGGAGCGTTCGGTGTCGGATATTAGCCGTATGGTCGGTTTCCGGCATTTGGCGCATTTCAGCCGATTGTTCAAGGCGGTGGCCGGGTGCAGTCCGGAGGCATACCGCAAAGGCATCATAAAAGCATCGTCGTTAACCGGTCAAGAAGCGCTCTTGTCGCAGATACAGGAGTGGAAATGA
- a CDS encoding Gfo/Idh/MocA family protein translates to MTDAAGTPQFQNKDGMTYAPKSAKPEPVCAPGEFVFAAVALDHGHIYGQCNGLIEAGGTLKWVYDPDPFKLAAFCRTYPQAQVASSLDVILQDEEVRLVASAAIPSERCTLGLMVMDHGKDYFTDKTPFTTLAQVAMARAKALETGRKYMVYYSERLHSESSIYAGQLIREGAIGRVVQVIGTGPHRLNAASRPDWFFRKAQYGGILCDIGSHQVEQFLYYAGCKDARVAHSKVANYNNPDYPELEDYGDATLIGDNGATNYFRVDWMTPNGLGTWGDGRAIVLGTDGYIELRKYIDVARDPRGDQVYMVNHEGEHHFAVAGQVGFPFFGELILDCLNRTEIAMTQEHAFKAAELCIQAQNQAVVIR, encoded by the coding sequence ATGACAGACGCGGCAGGAACACCCCAATTTCAGAACAAAGATGGCATGACCTATGCTCCCAAGTCCGCTAAGCCTGAGCCTGTATGCGCCCCCGGCGAATTCGTATTCGCCGCGGTAGCGCTGGATCACGGCCATATCTACGGCCAATGTAATGGGTTGATCGAAGCGGGAGGGACGCTCAAATGGGTATACGATCCGGACCCGTTTAAGTTGGCGGCATTTTGCCGCACATACCCGCAAGCTCAGGTGGCGTCATCGCTTGACGTTATTCTGCAAGACGAGGAGGTTCGGCTCGTCGCATCGGCAGCGATTCCTTCCGAACGGTGCACACTCGGACTGATGGTCATGGATCATGGCAAGGATTATTTTACAGACAAGACGCCGTTCACGACACTTGCGCAGGTTGCTATGGCTAGAGCCAAGGCGCTTGAGACCGGGCGTAAGTATATGGTTTATTACAGTGAGCGTCTCCATTCGGAGAGTTCCATTTACGCGGGACAGCTGATCCGAGAAGGCGCCATCGGCCGAGTGGTGCAGGTGATTGGCACGGGGCCCCACCGTTTGAATGCTGCTTCACGTCCGGATTGGTTCTTCCGCAAGGCACAATATGGCGGCATTCTCTGCGACATTGGCAGTCATCAGGTCGAGCAATTTTTGTATTATGCCGGTTGTAAGGACGCCCGCGTTGCGCATAGCAAGGTAGCGAACTACAATAACCCGGATTACCCGGAGCTGGAGGATTACGGTGATGCGACGCTGATCGGCGATAACGGGGCGACGAATTATTTTCGCGTGGATTGGATGACGCCAAATGGTCTTGGCACATGGGGGGACGGCAGGGCGATCGTGCTCGGTACAGACGGTTATATCGAGCTGCGCAAGTATATTGATGTGGCACGCGATCCGCGAGGAGATCAAGTCTATATGGTGAATCATGAAGGAGAGCATCATTTTGCCGTGGCGGGTCAGGTTGGATTTCCGTTTTTCGGAGAGCTGATCTTGGACTGTCTGAATCGTACGGAAATCGCGATGACACAGGAACATGCATTCAAAGCGGCTGAATTGTGTATTCAAGCACAGAATCAAGCGGTTGTGATCAGGTAG
- a CDS encoding glucuronate isomerase, translated as MEQHAATYADPTYANVSRRPDTPIETLAELQKAVRQIVSETPVIDIHTHLYAADFEERLLWGVDQLLVYHYLTAEYFRQGELSYDEFWALDDACRADKVWQALFVDRMPVSEAASGVITALNRLGLSPAIYGRNLDAYRAAWQNKTAAAQVNDVLTAARVKSVVMTNDPFDAVERAVWLEGSGCTDARFQAALRIDKLLLDLPSAAVELRSLGYDVPTDDPSAFFQEDTLAEVRRFLRDWCSRIGALYIMASLPGDIQYPVPGNALTTLLDEAVVPVCRELGLPLALMIGVRRQVNPALRLAGDMSMHADLRLLERLCLRYPDLELLVTVLARENQHELAVLARKFRNLTPFGCWWFLHTESMIREMTAFRTELLGTSYIPQHSDCRVLEQLINKWDHSRSIITGVLYDKFARLHQDRWFVSESDIRRDTEQYFGGVFQQVLSRAKKVKG; from the coding sequence ATGGAACAACATGCTGCGACCTATGCTGATCCTACGTATGCTAACGTATCGCGCCGACCGGATACGCCGATCGAAACGTTAGCCGAGCTGCAGAAAGCGGTACGGCAGATCGTCTCGGAAACGCCGGTTATCGATATCCACACCCATTTGTACGCCGCTGATTTTGAGGAGCGGCTGTTGTGGGGCGTCGATCAGCTGCTTGTGTATCATTATCTGACAGCGGAGTATTTCCGCCAGGGTGAATTATCATATGATGAATTTTGGGCGTTAGACGATGCGTGCAGAGCCGATAAGGTCTGGCAAGCGTTATTCGTCGACCGGATGCCTGTTAGTGAAGCAGCTTCCGGCGTCATTACCGCGCTCAACCGACTTGGCCTATCGCCGGCCATTTATGGGCGCAATTTGGATGCTTACCGTGCGGCCTGGCAGAATAAGACAGCTGCCGCACAAGTGAACGATGTGCTTACCGCAGCTAGAGTGAAGTCGGTCGTCATGACGAACGATCCATTCGATGCTGTTGAACGAGCGGTATGGCTGGAAGGCAGCGGCTGCACCGATGCGCGCTTCCAGGCGGCGCTGCGCATCGACAAGCTGCTGCTCGACTTACCGTCAGCGGCGGTTGAATTGCGCAGCCTTGGCTATGATGTGCCGACGGATGATCCTTCGGCCTTCTTCCAAGAGGATACGCTTGCTGAAGTCCGGCGTTTCCTGCGGGACTGGTGCTCCCGTATCGGCGCGTTGTACATCATGGCGTCGCTGCCGGGCGACATCCAGTATCCCGTACCGGGGAACGCGTTAACGACGCTGCTAGACGAAGCGGTCGTACCGGTCTGCCGTGAGCTCGGATTGCCGCTGGCATTGATGATCGGCGTTCGACGTCAGGTGAACCCGGCGCTCCGCCTTGCTGGCGACATGAGTATGCATGCCGACCTGCGGCTGCTGGAACGGCTATGCTTGCGGTATCCGGATCTCGAGCTGCTCGTGACGGTGCTTGCGAGGGAAAATCAGCATGAATTAGCCGTATTGGCGCGGAAGTTCCGCAACCTGACCCCATTCGGCTGTTGGTGGTTCCTTCATACGGAATCGATGATTCGGGAAATGACGGCATTCCGTACCGAACTGCTAGGCACAAGCTATATTCCTCAACATTCCGACTGCCGGGTGCTGGAGCAGCTCATTAATAAATGGGATCATTCACGATCCATTATTACAGGCGTGTTGTACGACAAATTTGCCCGTCTGCATCAAGATCGCTGGTTTGTCAGCGAGAGCGACATTCGCCGTGATACGGAGCAATATTTCGGCGGCGTCTTTCAGCAGGTGTTAAGCCGAGCCAAGAAAGTGAAGGGATGA
- a CDS encoding Gfo/Idh/MocA family protein: MSDVRIGIIGIGNMGAGHANHLKSGTIKGAVLSAISDGDAGKRAWATETYAGVPVYEDVEAMLTSGKVDAVIVATPHYDHPVEAKRALAHGLHVLIEKPAGVYTKQVREMNEAAAASGRVFGIVYNQRMNPLYRKLRELIADGELGEIRRTNWIITNWYRSQSYYDSGSWRATWAGEGGGVLINQCPHQLDLWQWTTGLMPVRVRAFCHFGKHRDIEVEDDVTAYVEYANGGTGVFITTTGEAPGTNRFEVAGDRGKIVIEDGKLTFWRLRESERDFNARNREAFGSPEHWKCEVPIHGTSLEHAGIVQNFVDAIHKGTALVAPGEEGIHGLMISNAMHLSTWLDDWVELPLSEDLYESELRKRIASSRYRKPEAAVTSGTAPVNLKGTF, from the coding sequence ATGAGTGATGTTCGAATTGGAATTATCGGTATAGGTAACATGGGAGCGGGGCATGCGAATCATTTAAAGTCAGGCACGATCAAAGGCGCCGTATTGTCGGCCATTAGCGATGGCGACGCCGGGAAACGCGCTTGGGCGACGGAAACGTATGCTGGCGTACCCGTGTATGAGGATGTCGAGGCGATGCTGACTTCCGGCAAGGTCGATGCGGTTATCGTCGCAACGCCGCATTATGATCATCCGGTAGAGGCGAAGCGCGCATTGGCTCATGGCTTGCACGTATTGATCGAGAAGCCGGCGGGCGTCTATACGAAGCAGGTACGGGAGATGAATGAAGCTGCAGCGGCGAGCGGCCGCGTGTTCGGCATTGTGTACAATCAGCGCATGAATCCACTGTACCGGAAGCTGCGGGAACTGATTGCGGACGGTGAGCTCGGCGAAATCCGCCGTACGAATTGGATCATCACGAACTGGTATCGATCACAGAGTTATTACGATTCCGGTTCATGGCGGGCGACGTGGGCTGGCGAAGGCGGCGGTGTACTGATCAACCAATGTCCGCATCAGCTGGATCTGTGGCAATGGACGACAGGGTTAATGCCGGTACGGGTTCGCGCTTTCTGTCATTTTGGCAAACACCGTGATATCGAAGTGGAAGATGACGTAACGGCGTATGTGGAATATGCGAATGGGGGAACAGGCGTATTCATCACAACGACGGGGGAAGCGCCAGGAACGAACCGATTTGAAGTAGCGGGTGATCGAGGCAAGATTGTCATTGAGGATGGCAAGCTGACATTCTGGCGGCTGCGTGAATCGGAGCGCGATTTTAATGCACGTAACCGCGAAGCGTTCGGTTCGCCAGAGCATTGGAAATGCGAAGTGCCGATTCACGGCACGAGTTTGGAGCATGCCGGGATTGTGCAGAATTTCGTTGACGCCATCCATAAAGGCACAGCACTTGTTGCACCAGGCGAGGAAGGCATTCACGGGTTGATGATCTCCAATGCGATGCATTTGTCGACTTGGCTGGATGATTGGGTCGAGCTGCCGCTGAGTGAAGACCTCTATGAATCCGAGCTGCGCAAGCGTATCGCATCGTCAAGGTATCGCAAGCCAGAAGCAGCGGTTACGAGCGGTACGGCGCCGGTTAATTTGAAAGGCACGTTCTAA
- a CDS encoding sugar phosphate isomerase/epimerase family protein: MKLSVFTVATPDLTPEELAGAASTAGIQGLEWRCKELPQDHEQQTPSFWGNNLSTIDPRVTDEQLAVFTSAADRHGLQSIALTPYLTCGDLDGTEAMFKLAARIGATMVRVGVPGYNGTRNYNELLQEAVDYLKAVEGLAGDYGVKALVETHHFTIAASASAAYRLVQGLNPDRVGVLYDPGNMVHEGFENYRMGMELLGPYLAHVHVKNAGWAPIAKDASGAEHPNLKQAERGGKETEPLNPITWSGSWRPIASGMVPWKRVLSDLKAVGYDGWLGVEDFSEAYDTKTMLSLYAQQMRTWWDALD, translated from the coding sequence ATGAAATTATCCGTATTTACCGTTGCAACACCGGATTTAACGCCGGAGGAGCTTGCTGGGGCAGCGTCGACCGCAGGGATTCAAGGATTGGAATGGCGCTGCAAAGAGCTGCCGCAAGATCATGAGCAGCAGACTCCATCCTTCTGGGGCAATAACCTAAGCACGATCGATCCTCGGGTGACTGACGAGCAGCTCGCTGTGTTTACTAGTGCGGCAGATCGGCATGGGTTGCAATCGATCGCGTTGACGCCATACCTTACTTGCGGGGACTTGGATGGAACAGAGGCGATGTTTAAGCTTGCGGCTCGGATCGGTGCGACGATGGTTCGCGTTGGCGTCCCGGGGTATAACGGTACGCGCAATTACAATGAGCTGCTCCAAGAAGCAGTTGATTATTTGAAGGCTGTCGAGGGACTAGCCGGTGATTATGGTGTGAAGGCGCTGGTGGAGACGCATCATTTTACAATTGCAGCAAGTGCAAGCGCAGCCTATCGACTTGTGCAAGGGCTGAACCCCGATAGAGTGGGCGTACTATATGACCCGGGCAATATGGTGCACGAGGGATTCGAGAATTATCGCATGGGCATGGAGCTGCTAGGTCCTTACCTCGCACATGTTCATGTCAAAAATGCAGGCTGGGCTCCGATTGCGAAGGATGCCAGCGGCGCCGAACATCCGAATTTGAAGCAAGCGGAGCGTGGCGGCAAGGAAACCGAACCGTTGAATCCGATTACGTGGTCAGGCTCCTGGAGACCGATCGCATCGGGGATGGTGCCATGGAAGCGTGTGCTTTCCGATCTGAAGGCTGTAGGATATGACGGCTGGTTAGGCGTTGAGGATTTTAGCGAAGCGTATGATACCAAAACGATGTTAAGTTTATATGCCCAGCAAATGAGAACATGGTGGGATGCGCTGGATTAA